From the Burkholderia ubonensis subsp. mesacidophila genome, the window CCGGCGAACGCGGCCTTCACCTGGTCGACCGCCGTCAGCGGGATGCCGTGATCGTTTTCCGCGTAATGGAACAGGATCGGCTGCGTGACCTTGCCCGCGACGTCGAGCGCGTTCTGGATGCCGCCGCCGTAATAGGCGACCGCCGCGTCGACCTTGCCGGTCGCGGCCGCGAGATACGCGAGGCGGCCGCCGAAGCAGTAGCCGATCGCGGCGACCTTGCCACCGGCTTCGGGCCGCGCGCGCAGCAGGTCGGCCGCCGCGGCGATATCCGCGACCGCGAGGTTCACGTCGGTCTTCTGCAGCAGCTCGATGCCCTTGTCGCGGTCCGCGCCTTCGTAGGCCAGCTCGACGCGCGGCTGGGTGCGCCAGAACACGTCCGGCGCGAGCGCGACGTAGCCGTCGGCTGCGTACTGGTCGGCGACCGAGCGGATATGCGCGTTCACGCCGAAGATCTCCTGCACGATGATGACGGCGGGCCCCTTGCCGCGCCGTGGCAGTGCGAGATAGCCGCCGAAGCTGTCGTTACCGGTCGGGATGTCGATCCATTGGGCAGTCACGTTGCACTCCTGGCGAGCGAGGCCGCGCCGCGCGCGCCTCGGGATTGAAAAAAGGGGGCGGTCTAGTGTGCCACCATTCAGCAGCCGTTGCAGTGCGCGCCGATCGCTTCTCGCGCAGCGAACGTTCCGTTCACGATTATTCATTTTTCGGTGGCGTGGCGCTTCGGTAAAGTCGACCGCATCGACCCGTTACAACGCGCTTTCACGCGCCACCGAAGGATCCGCTCATGTCAGTCCGCTCCCTGTCCACGCCGTTCGCCGAACGCTTCGGCCTGCGCCTGCCGCTCGTGCAGGCGCCGATGGTCGGCGCGACCACGCCCGCGATGGTCGCCGCCGCTTCGAACGCCGGTGCGCTCGGCAGTCTCGGCGGCGGCGCGTTTGCGCCCGAACGTCTCGCCGACGAGGTCGCGCAGATCCGCGCGGCCACCGACCGTCCGTTCGCGGTCAACCTGTTCGTGCTGCCGGAGCTCGCGCCCGACGCGGCGACGATCGCGCGCGCGATCGCCGCGATCGATCCGCTCAACGCGGCGCTCGGCCTGCCGCCGGGCGTCGCGCCCGCACGCTTCGCGCCCGATTTCCGCGCGCAGCTCGACATGCTGGTGTCGCTGCGCGTGCCGGTCGCGAGCTTCACGTTCGGCGTGCTCGACGCGGCCGACGTCGCCCGGCTGAAGGCGGCCGGCACCTACGTGATCGGCACCGCGACGCATGTCGCGGAAGGGCTCGCCTGGCAGGCGGCCGGCGCCGACGCGCTGTCGGCGCAGGGCGCCGAGGCGGGCGGCCATCGCGGCACGTTCATCGGCGCGGCCGACGACGCGCTGATCGGCACGCTCGCGCTCGTGCCGCAACTCGTCGACGCAACCGGGCTGCCCGTGCTCGCGGCGGGCGGCATCATGGACGGCCGAGGCATCGCGGCGGCACTCGCGCTTGGTGCGCAGGCCGCACAGCTCGGCACCGCGTTCCTGACGTGCGCGGAAAGCCCGATCGCTGCCGACTGGAAAGCGCGGTTGCTGGCGAGCGCGGACACGTCGACGCAGGTCACGCGCGCGATCACCGGGCGCCATGCGCGCGGGCTGCGCAACATGCTGATGGCGCGGCTCGGCGAGCGCCCCGGCGACGTCGCGCCGTATCCGATGCAGAACGCGCTCACGCAGCCGCTGCGCCAGGCCGCCGCGCGCGCGAACGACGGCGACTATCTGTCGCTGTGGGCCGGGCAGGGCGCGCCGCTCGCGCGGCGGCGCGGCGACGCGCTGACGGCGTCGCAGCTGATCGACGCGCTCGACGCCGAATGGCGTGCGACGGCCCGTTAATCGTGCATCGTTCGAGTGCAATGAAACGCGCGTTCGGACGCGCGTTTCGATGTGCATTCGGCATGCGTTCGGCGTCGCGATCCCGTGCTTAAAATGATGATTAAAAATGTCGCGCGAGCGCCTTGGAAAAGCCTTTCAATAAGGTGTCAGAACTAGCGGAAACCCTTATCCGGCGGACGTTCTGGCGAGGTCATGGGGTGGCCTGATACGTGCTTGTATCGATAGTGTTATCACTACCCCAAAAAAGTCCCACAAATTAATTTGATCACCTACACTTCGGCGCAAGTACGGGTGGGCGGCTGCTAAAAGCGGCCGCTTCGCGTGCTTGAGGCCAAGTGCATGAACGATGCAACCGGCGAATCGTCCAGTGATGGCAACACAGGGATGGCAGCGGGGCACCGGGCGATGGCGTTTTTGGGGATCGAAACTGGAGACTTATATGAATATCAAGATGCAAAAGCTGCTGCCGATCGCCGCAGCCGCGACGCTGTGCGTTGCTGGCGCAGGCAACGCGTTCGCCGATCAAGTCGTCAAGATCGGTCACGTCGCGCCGTTGACGGGCGGCATTGCACACCTCGGCAAGGACAACGAAAACGGCGCGCGTCTCGCAGTCGAGGAGATCAACGCCAAGGGTCTCACGGTCGGCGGCCAGAAGATCACGCTGCAACTCGATGCGCAGGATGACGCCGCCGACCCGCGGCAGGCGACGCAGGTCGCGCAGAAGCTCGTCGACGACAAGGTCGTCGCGGTGGTCGGCCACTTGAACTCGGGCACCTCGATCCCGGCGTCGAAGATCTACAGCGACGCGGGCATCGTGCAGATCTCGCCGTCGGCGACCAACCCGGCTTACACGCAGCAAGGCTTCAAGACGACGTACCGCGTCGTCGCGACCGATGCGCAGCAGGGCCCGGCGCTGGCGAACTACGCGCATTCGAAGGGCATCAAGAGCGTCGCGGTGGTCGACGATTCGACCGCTTACGGCCAGGGTCTCGCGAACGAGTTCGAGAAGAAGGCCAAGGCGCTCGGCCTGAAGGTGGTGTCGCACGACGCGACGAACGACAAGGCGGTCGACTTCCGCGCGATTCTGACCAAGATCAAGGGCGAGAATCCGGACGCGATCATGTACGGCGGCATGGACGCGACGGGCGGCCCGTTCGCGAAGCAGGCGAAGCAGCTCGGCCTGCGCGCGAAGATCCTCGCGGGCGACGGCGTATGCACGGAGAAGCTGGCCGACCTGGCCGGCGACGCGACCGACAACGTCGTGTGCTCGGAAGCGGGCGCTTCGCTCGAGAAGATGCCGGGCGGCGCCGCGTTCAAGGCGAAGTACGAGAAGCGCTTCGGCCAGCCGATCCAGATCTACGCGCCGTTCACGTATGACGCGGTGTACATCGTCGCCGACGCGATGAAGCGCTCGAACTCGACCGATCCGGCGAAGATTCTCGCGGCGATGCCGGAGACGAACTACACGGGCGTGATCGGGACGACGACGTTCGATTCGAAGGGCGACCTGAAGCACGGCGTGATTTCGCTCTACAACTACAAGGGCGGCAAGAAGACGTTCCTCGACGAAGTGAAGATGTAATCGAGCGGTCGACAATTGGGGTGGAAACGCGCATGCGGTAACGCATGCGCGTTTCTTTTTTGCGGGGCATGCGATGCGTGCCGGCCTGCCGTCAGATCTTCAGGTGCGCAAGCACCTTCGGCGCGACGGCCGCGACGAGCGCCGCGCACAGCGCGACGACCGCGAGCCCGATCGTCAGGTTCGCGGCCTGCGCGACCGCGCCGATCACGACCGGACCGAACAGCAGTCCGAAATAGGCGAGGCCGGCCACGTGCGCGAGGCCTTCGGCCGCATGGATGCCCTTCACGCGCGCGGCCGCGGCGAACAGCACCGGCATCATGTTCGCGAGCCCGAGGCCCATCAGCGTGAAACCCGTCAGCACCGCGGCCGGGTGCGGCAGCAGCAGTGCGCCGATCATCCCCGCGCACGCGAGCGACGCGCTCGCGAACACGAGCTGCGGCGCGCCGAAGCGCGCGCGCACCGCGTCGCCGGCGAAGCGCGCGGCCGCCATGCCGCCGGAGAAGGCCGCATACGCGGCGCTCGCGAGCGCCGGGCTGGCCGCGACGACGTCGCGCATGTAGACCGTCGCCCAGTCGTACATCGCGCCTTCGGCGATGAGCGCCACGAGCGCGATGCCGCCGAGCATCCACAGCGCGGGCGAGCGCCAGCGGTTGCCGCCGCCGTGCGCGTGCGCGTGGTGCGGGACGTGCGGCAGCACCGACGGGCACGCGGCGACGAGCACCGCGGCGCTGACCGCCGCGGCGAGCGCGAGGTGCGCAGCGGGAGCCATGCCGGCCGACAGCAGCGCGCCGCCGGCTGCCGCGCCCGCCATCCCGCCGACGCTGAACATTCCGTGCAGCGCCGACATGATCGGCCGGCCGATCGCGATCTCGACCGCGCTCGCCTCGGCGTTCATCGCGACGTCGAGCGTCGCCATCGAGAAGCCGAACAGCGCGAGCACCGCGAGCAGCAGCGGATAGTCGGGCACCACGAGGATCAGCGCCGCGCACGCCGACATCACGAGGCCGCCCGCGAGGCACGCGGTGCGAGAGCCTACGCGCGCGATCCAGCGCGCGACGGTCAGCATCGCGGCGATCGAGCCGCCGGCCACCGCGAACAGCGCGATGGACAGCAGTGCGGGACTCAGCGCGAACTTGTCGCGCACGGTCGGCACATGCACGCCCCACGACGCGTACATCATGCCGGCGACGAAGAACAGCGCCATCGTGGCGGTGCGGGCCCGCTGGCGAACGGGGAGCGAGAGGGCGCGGTGCGCGGCGGGCGCGGCCGCGAAGTCGGGGGAGGATTCGGACACGTCAAGCTCTGCAGAAGAAAAATGATCGAACGCGCGAGACGTCGATGGAGAATCGTCCGATTCTATCGAACCGCTTACGATTTCGCTGGCGCAGTGGTTGTCGCCCGATGCGCCGCGACGGCCATCACGCGTAACATCGATCCACCGCGGCGCACGCGTTGCGCCGCCTTTCGACCGCAGGAGTTCCCGTGAACATCGACCCCGTCCTTGCCCTGCACCTGCTGCACCGCTGCGCGCTCGGCACGCTCGCGACGCACGCGCGCGAGCCGCAAGGCTTTCCGTATCCGACGGTCGTGCCGTTCGCGCCGGATGCGCGCCACCGGCCCGTGATCCTCGTGAGCGGCCTCGCCGAGCACACGCGCAATCTTGCCGCCGATCCGCGCGCGGGCTTTCTCGTCGTCGACGCGCCGGACGGCGACGTGCTGAACGCCGAGCGCGCGACGCTGCTCGGCCGCTTCGCGCCGGTCGACGCCGATCCGCATCTCGTCGCGCGCTACCTGCGTTACGAACCGGACGCCGCGCGCTATCTCGCGCTCGGCGATTTCACGTTCTGGGCGCTCGACGTCGAGCGGCTGCGCTATATCGGCGGATTCGGCCGGATGGGCTGGGTGGAGGGCGCGGCGCTCGACGCAGGTGCGCCGCTCGGCTTCGACGACGAGCAGGCCCTGTGGGCCGCCTACGACGCGGCCGACGTGCGCCGCGTCGGGCTCGACCTGCTGGGCGTCGACCGCTACGGCGCCGACTGGCGGCACGACGGCCGGCGGGTCCGCACCGCGTTCGACGCGCCGCAGATGGACGCCGGCGTGCTGCGCGCGCAACTGATCGCATGCGCGCAACGTGTGGCGTGAGGTCGCGGGCGTCGATCGGTGTTTATTCCGTTGACTATACAAGTCGATTTTTCCGATCCTGTCGTCTGATGAAAGCTTTGATTTTTCGGGTGCAGGGTAATTGCGTATGCTGAAAGTCTTAATAGTCGCCTGCTTTTGTCCTAATCTCGCTGTAAGGACATGGAAAATTGAGAAATGGCCGCGACGGGTCAAAATGACCCGGCCGAATGGCAATTCAACTCGGTATTTTCATTGAGTCCACTTCATTCAATTCTGTTTTGTGCTAATCTCTGCCTTCAAAATCCGAGGCACAAATATTTCAAGAATGGTGAACCGGCTCAAGACCGGCGCCATTGGTCAGATAAAAAGGGAAACTATGTCTTCTTACAAGGACCTGCTGGCCCAGCGGGAAAAGCTGGAGAAGCAAATCGAAGAAGCGAAGTCGCGCGAATACGCCGAAGTGCTGAACGACGTGAAGCAGAAAATCGCTGACTACGGCTTCACGCTCGCCGAGCTCGGCCTGAGCCGTGCGAAGGCTGGCAAGGTCGGCCGTCCGCGTGCCGGCGTCGCGGCAAAATACCGCGATCCGGAATCGGGCGCGACGTGGTCGGGCCGCGGCAAGCCGCCGCGCTGGATCGCCGGCAAGAACCGCGAACAGTTTGCAATCTAAACGCCTGTTCGACAGTCTTGCGCTGAAAGGCCGCGTGTCCGTCACTGGAGCGCGGCCTTTTGTTTTGGCGCCGCCGGCGGGTGCGGACTGTCACGAAAGCGTCACAATCGGTGTGAATGCAAATGCGACCCGTTCGCATAACCGATTGATTTAAATGAGAAATTTGGGGTTATCGGAATGGCGTGCAACGCGCCTTGGTAGAATCCGATATCACACTCCCTTATCTCATATTTCATGTCCACCTTTTCCGGCGACGTGCAAAGCGGCGAAAAGCACGCGGTTGCGCGCAAGAGCACACTGGTCAGTATCGTGCTCAACGTCGTGCTCGCGACGTTTCAGATCGTGGTCGGCACGATTGCGCATTCGCAGGCGCTGATTGCCGATGGCATCCATTCAATCTCCGATTTGATCTCGGATTTTGTCGTCCTGGTCGCGAATCGCCACAGTGGCGCAATGCCGGACGCCGATCACAATTACGGGCACAGCCGTTACGAGACGGTAGCGTCGCTGTTTCTCGGCGCGATTCTGATCGCGGTGGGGATCGGCATGCTTTGGCGCGCGGGCGATCGCCTCGTGCATCTCGAGGACATTCCGCCCGTGCATTTCAGTGCGTTGATCGTCGCGGTCACCGTGCTGGTGTCGAAAGAGGCGCTGTTCCGCTACATGCTGCGCGAGGCGCAGCGCGTGCGCTCGGCCATGCTCGTCGCGAATGCATGGCATGCGCGCTCGGATGCCGCGTCGTCGCTCGTGGTCGCGATCGGCATCGTCGGCAGTCTTGCCGGCGTGAGGCTGCTCGACCCGATCGCCGCCGCGATCGTCGGCTTCATGGTCGCGCGGATGGGCTGGACGTTCGGCTATGACGCGCTGCAGGACCTCTCCGACCGCGCGCTCGACGAGACCGACACCGCGGAGATCCGCGCGCTGCTCGCGGCCACGCCCGGCGTGCGCGACGTGCACGACCTGCGCACGCGCAAGATGGGCGATTCGGCGCTCGTCGATGCGCATATCCTCGTCGACCCGATGATCTCGGTATCGGAAGGGCATTACATCGCGGAGACCGCGCGTGCGCGCGTGCTGTCCGACCGCCGCGTGCTCGATGCGCTGATCCACGTCGATCCGGAGAACGACGCCGCGCGCCGGCCGGCGCTCGCGCTGCCGCCGCGCGGCGAGATCGCGGCACGGCTCGAGGCCGAGCTCGCGCGGCGCGGCCTGCGCGCCGACACGGTGAATCTTCACTACCTGAGCACGGGGCTCGAGATCGACGTGACGCTCGCGGCCGATCCGCACGCAACTGCCGACGCCGACGCGACGCTGGCCGACCGCCTCGACGTCGATGCGCTGACGCGGCAGTTCGGCGCGCGCCGGATCCGTTTCACGCGGGCGGTGCAGGAGCGTCCATAACGGAGGCAGGTTGGTGCGGACGCGGTCCGCGCGCTGCCTGGCGTCCTAGAGCGGCAACTGCGTATCGAACTTGATCTCGCGCAACACGACGCTCGTGCGCACCTGCGACACCGCCGGAATCTTGAAGATGCGTTCGTGCAGGAACACGTCGTACGCCTTGATGTCGGGCGCGACGATCTTGAGGATGTAGTCGGCTTCGCCTGTCGTGCTGTAGCACTCGGTGACTTCCGGGCAGGTCGCGATCTCGCGCTCGAACTGCTCGACGCCGCCCTCGTTGTGACGGGTCAGGTGCACGTGCGCGAGCGCGCACACGTGCAGGCCGAGTTTCTCGCGATCGAGCAGCGCGGTGTAGCGCTGGATCACGCCGGATTGCTCCATGTCCTTGATGCGGCGCCAGCACGGCGTGCTCGACAGGCCGACCTGGTCGGAGATTTCCTGGACCGAGCGGCGCGCGTCGAGCTGCAACAGGCGAAGGATTTTTTGCGAAAAGGAATCGAGCGTCACCTGCGCCTCCATGCGGCAGCTACAACACTCCGAATGTTAGAGGGGCGCGAAAGGAAAGGCAATCCGATGCGCCGCCGCTGAGGGAGATTCGCTAATTTGCGCGCGGGTCCGTAGGATTTTGTCCCGCTGTGCCGTCGTCCGCCGCCGTGTCGTCGTCGGACGCCCGCGCCGCGAGCGCGGCCTGCTGCACGCGCAGGTCGGCGAGCATGTTGCAGAACAGCGCGCCTTGCTCGATCGCGTCGTCGAGCGCGACGTGCGTGTGCGGATGATCGTCGAACCAGTGTTTCGGGAAGCGCGGCTTGATCGCCTTGCGGTACGGCAGGCCCGTCATCGCGAACGCGAGCGTCTTGATGTCGAGCGCCGACCACGAGAACGGGCAGCGGCCGGCGAAGCGCATCATGTACCAGAACATGAACGTGAAATCGAAGCCGGCCGGCATCGCGACGAACACCGGCTTGCCGGGCAGCGCCTCGACCCAGTCGACGTATGCGACGAGCGCCGCTTCCGGCGCCTGCAGGTCGCGCCGGCACGCGGCCCACGCATCGGGCTGGGTCTTCCACCACGCGTCCTGCACCGGATGCGGCTGCGCGCCGGGCAGCGTCTCAAGGTTCGCGGAAAACGTCGCGATCAGCTGCTTGTCCTCGGTGTACGCGGCCGACGCGAAGCTCAGCATCGAGTGCGGGCCGGGAATCGGGCCGTCGGCCTCGACATCGGTGCTGACGTAGATTTCCTGAATCGCCTTCTGGTTCATCCGAACACCTTGTCCGAGACGAACGGATTCGTGCGGCGCTCGTCGCCGAACGTCGAGACCGGGCCGTGGCCGGGCACGAACGTGACGTCGTCGCCGAGCGGCCACAGCTTTTCCTTGATCGAGCGGACGAGGTCGGCGTGGTTGCCGCGCGGGAAATCGGTGCGGCCGATCGAGCCCGCGAACAGCACGTCGCCGACGATCGCGAGCCGGTGCGGGCGGCTGAAGAACACGACGTGGCCCGGCGTGTGGCCCGGGCAGTGGTAGACCTCGAGCGTCTCGTCGCCGAACTGCACGGTATCGCCGTCGTTCAGCCAGCGGTCGGGCTCGAATGCGTCCGCGGCCGGGAAGCCGAAGCGCTCGCTCTGCGTCGGCAGCTTTTCGATCCAGAAGCGCTCGTCTTCCTGCGGCCCTTCGATCGGCACGCCGTAGCGGGTTGCGAGCGTCTTCGCGCCCGCGCAGTGGTCGATGTGTCCGTGCGTGAGCAGCACTTTCTCGACCTGCACGTTCTGGCGGGCGACTTCCTGTTCGATCCGTTCGAGATCGCCGCCGGGATCGACGACGGCGGCGCGGCCGGTCGCCTCGCAGACGAGCAGCGAGCAGTTCTGCTGGAACGGCGTGACCGGGATGAGCGTGACTTTCATGAAAGCACCGGCAGGTTGAAAGGACCGATTGTACCGGGCGAACACGCGGCCGGTCGGCCGCGCCGCGCGGGCCGCGCGATGCGCTCGCGCGCATGCCGATTGTTACAGCCATAGCGAGAATCAATGGTGTGCCCAGGCCGGTTTTCGGGACACGTTTTTGATTTCTGTATAATGGCGCCTATCCTGCGTGAAATTTACGCAATCCGCTGGTGTTCGAGCCCCGATTGACACGGGGTCATGAGCACCGTCAAAGCATCAGCCGCCGGGGAGTCCGGCGGTGAATCCAGCACCGAGCGTTCGGTGCTCACGTCTTGTCCGGCCGGGTGCTGCGCGCCCGCCTGCGGCCTTGCTGCCGCGCCGCCGGATGAGGCCTGTGCCGCCGTTCCTGTGCGTTGGCAGTATCGACGCGCGCGAACGTGAAAGCCATGTTCGATGGCGGCATGTGGGGTCTGGTCAGGCTGCCGGGGACAGGTTGCGCCAGACGTGAAAGCTAATCAGGACGGTTGCGGCGAGTACGATAGCCGCGTCCATGCTAGCCGCCTGCTCGTGTTCGAGCGGGGCGTGCGCGCATTTGCCGTCCGGGCCGCGTATTGACGTAGTAACCAAGCGGCCCGAACCAGAAGGCGACACGTCGATGAAAATTCGATTTCCGAGCCGATTCGGAACTTTGGCTGTATTTTTCGCGCTGACGGGCTGTGCCGTGCCGCCCAGCCAGACGAGCAGCAACACGAACCAGAAGAACGCGGTCAGGACGACCGCCGCGGACAGCAACGCGCAACTGAATTTCGATTCGGCGCTGGCGTCGATGCCGGCTGCCGACAGCAAGGAAGCCAAGGGCGCGTCGCTCGCCGATGCGCAGCCGATCAACGGCGCCGACGTATCCGATTTCCGCCAGACCGGCCGGGCGTCGTGGTACGGCAGGGGCTTCCACGGCCGCCGCACCGCGAACGGCGAGCGCTTCAACATGAACGCGTTCACGGCCGCTCACCGGACGCTGCCGCTGTCGTCGTACATCAAGGTGACGAACGCGTCGACCGGCAAGTGGGTCGTCGTGAAGGTCAACGACCGCGGGCCGTTCAAGCGTGGCCGCGTGCTCGACCTGTCCTACGCGGCCGCCAAGCTGATCGGGCTCGTGCATGCCGGCACCGGGCGCGTGAAGATCGAAGGGCTGTCGCCGCAGGAAGCGCGCGCGGCGCGCGATGAAATGCTCGCGTCGATCTCGACGAAGTAACGCTGCGGGTTTCCGCGCGACGGGTTTCCGCTTCCCCCAGCGGACCCAACGACAAAGGGCTGCCATCGGCAGCCCTTTGTCGTTTCTGCGGCGCCGCCGCTCAACCGTCCTTCAGCGCGAGCGCGCGCGCATACAGCGCATTGCGCGACGCGCCCGTCAGCGCGGCCGCGAGCTTGGCCGCGCTCTTCACCGGCACCTCTTCCAGCAGCAGCCTGAGCAGCGCGTCGTGCGCGGTGTCGTCGTCGGCGCCCTTGTCGGCCAGCGCGCCTTCGACGACGAGCACGAACTCGCCGCGCTGCCGGTTCGCGTCCCCTTCGAGCCACGTCAGCCCTTCGGCCAGGGTGCCCTGGAACAGTTGCTCGTGTAGCTTGGTCAGTTCGCGCGCGATCAGCAGCCGGCGCGCGGGGCCGAACGCGTCCGCGAGCGCGGCGACCGTCTCGACGATCCGGTGCGGCGCTTCGTAGAACACGAGCGCGAACGGATGCGCGGCGAGCGCCTGCAGTTCGCTGGCGCGCTGCTTCGCCTTCGGCGGCAGGAAGCCCGCGAACGTGAACGCGCCGGCCCAGTCGCCGGCGACGCTGAGCGCAGTCACGGCAGCGCTCGCGCCCGGCAGCGGAATCACCGCGAAGCCGGCCGCGCGCACCGCGTCGACGAGCCGCGCGCCGGGGTCCGAGATGCCGGGCGTACCGGCGTCCGACACATACGCGACGCGTTCGCCCGCGCGCAGGTGCTCGATCACGCGCAGCGCCGCTTCGCGTTCGTTGTGCTCGTGCGCGGCGATGAGCGGCTTCGAGATCCCGTAGCGGGCGAGCAACTGGCCCGTGTTGCGGGTGTCTTCGGCGGCGATGCGGTCGGCGAGGCCGAGCACGTGGAGCGCGCGCAGCGTGATGTCGGCGGTGTTGCCGATCGGCGTCGCGACGATGTAGAGCGCGGCGCTCGGGTAGTGCTGCGTGTGCGCAAGTTCGAGGAGGGCAGTCATGGCGGGCAACGCGCGCGGTCGCGGCGCAAGCGGAACAAGGTCGGCATTGTGCCACGGGGCGCCTGCGGAATCGGGCGGCGCACGTGCGCCGTCGCTCGCGGATGGGCAGCCGGTTGCGCGCACGGACAACTTTTCCGGCGCGGCGCGATCCAAGTCGGTCGGCGCGGCGTTCGAGGCGCGCGCGCGGCAGTTCCTCGAGCGTCGCGGGCTCGCGTTCGTTGCGGCGAACGTGACGATGCGCGGCGGCGAGCTCGATCTCGTGATGCGGGAGCCGGACGGCACGCTGGTGTTCGTCGAGGTGCGCGCGCGGCGCAGCGTCCGGCATGGCGGCGCGGCAGCGAGCGTCGGCTGGCGCAAGCGCATGCGGCTCGTCGCGGCGGCCCAGCGCTTCTGGGCGCGGCACGGCGCAGACGCACCGTGCCGCTTCGACGTGGTCGCGTTCGAGGCCGGGCAGCTCGTATGGCTGCGCGACGCGTTTCGCGCGGACGACGCGTAACGCGAGCTGTGACGAGATGTAAAGAGTTCTGCCGGCCTTCGGGGAGAGGCCCTGGAGTACGGTAAACTCGCCGCACCCACGATGTCGCGCGATGGGCCATCGCGCTAGCACACGATCAGGAATCGATGTCAGTCGAACGTATTCAGCAACATTTCCGCGACAGCGCCGCGCTTCATGTCGAAGCCGGCGACGCGCTGTCGCTGCCGATCGCGGCCGCGGTCGACGCGATGTTCGCCGCGCTGGCGAACGGCAACAAGATCGTCGCATGCGGCGACGGCCCGTCGGCCGCCGCCGCGCACTACCTCGCCGTGTCGCTGGTCGGCGGCTTCGAGCGCGAGCGCCCGGGCCTGCCGGCGATCGCGCTCGCCACCGACGTGTCCCACGCCGGCCTGACCGGCGCGCTGGCGCCGGATCAGCTGTTTGCGCAACAGGTGCGCGTGCTCGGGCAGACCGGCGACATCCTGCTCGTGCTGGACCCGACCGGCGCGTCGCCGCGCGTGCTGGCCGCCGTCGGCGAGGCGCACGAGCGCGAGATGACGGTGGTCGCGCTGACGGGCGGCAGCAGCCTTGCGCTGGCAGCCGCGCTGTCCGACACCGACATCCTGATCAGCGTGCCGGCCGAACGGGCGGCGCGCATTCACGAAATCCATCTGCTGACCATCCACTGCCTGTGCGACGGCATCGACGCGATGCTGCTGGGTGAGGATTGAACGAAGGAGAGCCGTCGATGAAGAAAAGCCGCGTCCAACAGACGCTCGTCAGAACCACGCTCCTGGCCGCGCTGACGGCCGGTCTCGCGGTGTCGCTACAGGGCTGCGTGCTCGGGGTGGTGGGCGCCGCGGCCGGCGGCGGCGCGCTGATCGCGACCGATCGCCGCACGCTCGGCGCGCAGACGGAAGACCGCGAGATCCAGCTCAAGGCGACGACGCAGATCAACAACGGCCTGCCGGACCAGTCGCACGTGGCCGTGACCGTGTTCAACCGCCGCGTGCTGCTGACGGGCGAAGTGCCGAACGATGCGTCGAAGCAGCGCGCCGAGGAAATCGTGCGCGGCATCAACAACGTGAACGGCATCGTCAACGAACTGGCGGTCGGGCCGGCGAGCTCGCTGTCGGATCGCGCGAACGACTCGTACCTCGAAGGGCGCGTGAAGACCGCGCTGATCGCGACGAAGGACCTCTCAGCGAACAACTACAAGGTCGTCAGCGAGCGCGGCAACCTGTACCTGATGGGGCTCGTCACGGTCGACGAAGGCAACCGCGGCGCGGAAGTCGCGAGCCAGG encodes:
- a CDS encoding BON domain-containing protein; the protein is MKKSRVQQTLVRTTLLAALTAGLAVSLQGCVLGVVGAAAGGGALIATDRRTLGAQTEDREIQLKATTQINNGLPDQSHVAVTVFNRRVLLTGEVPNDASKQRAEEIVRGINNVNGIVNELAVGPASSLSDRANDSYLEGRVKTALIATKDLSANNYKVVSERGNLYLMGLVTVDEGNRGAEVASQVPGVEKVVKVFQYIKPMDAQALQAAAPASSASAAAAAPADGATVGAVPDASVTATPLQSPAPISNSTNVHPGNPKVAPQ
- a CDS encoding MBL fold metallo-hydrolase, with amino-acid sequence MKVTLIPVTPFQQNCSLLVCEATGRAAVVDPGGDLERIEQEVARQNVQVEKVLLTHGHIDHCAGAKTLATRYGVPIEGPQEDERFWIEKLPTQSERFGFPAADAFEPDRWLNDGDTVQFGDETLEVYHCPGHTPGHVVFFSRPHRLAIVGDVLFAGSIGRTDFPRGNHADLVRSIKEKLWPLGDDVTFVPGHGPVSTFGDERRTNPFVSDKVFG
- a CDS encoding Lrp/AsnC family transcriptional regulator; translation: MEAQVTLDSFSQKILRLLQLDARRSVQEISDQVGLSSTPCWRRIKDMEQSGVIQRYTALLDREKLGLHVCALAHVHLTRHNEGGVEQFEREIATCPEVTECYSTTGEADYILKIVAPDIKAYDVFLHERIFKIPAVSQVRTSVVLREIKFDTQLPL
- a CDS encoding YraN family protein → MCHGAPAESGGARAPSLADGQPVARTDNFSGAARSKSVGAAFEARARQFLERRGLAFVAANVTMRGGELDLVMREPDGTLVFVEVRARRSVRHGGAAASVGWRKRMRLVAAAQRFWARHGADAPCRFDVVAFEAGQLVWLRDAFRADDA
- the rsmI gene encoding 16S rRNA (cytidine(1402)-2'-O)-methyltransferase produces the protein MTALLELAHTQHYPSAALYIVATPIGNTADITLRALHVLGLADRIAAEDTRNTGQLLARYGISKPLIAAHEHNEREAALRVIEHLRAGERVAYVSDAGTPGISDPGARLVDAVRAAGFAVIPLPGASAAVTALSVAGDWAGAFTFAGFLPPKAKQRASELQALAAHPFALVFYEAPHRIVETVAALADAFGPARRLLIARELTKLHEQLFQGTLAEGLTWLEGDANRQRGEFVLVVEGALADKGADDDTAHDALLRLLLEEVPVKSAAKLAAALTGASRNALYARALALKDG
- a CDS encoding SIS domain-containing protein, which encodes MSVERIQQHFRDSAALHVEAGDALSLPIAAAVDAMFAALANGNKIVACGDGPSAAAAHYLAVSLVGGFERERPGLPAIALATDVSHAGLTGALAPDQLFAQQVRVLGQTGDILLVLDPTGASPRVLAAVGEAHEREMTVVALTGGSSLALAAALSDTDILISVPAERAARIHEIHLLTIHCLCDGIDAMLLGED
- a CDS encoding 3'-5' exonuclease family protein, which translates into the protein MNQKAIQEIYVSTDVEADGPIPGPHSMLSFASAAYTEDKQLIATFSANLETLPGAQPHPVQDAWWKTQPDAWAACRRDLQAPEAALVAYVDWVEALPGKPVFVAMPAGFDFTFMFWYMMRFAGRCPFSWSALDIKTLAFAMTGLPYRKAIKPRFPKHWFDDHPHTHVALDDAIEQGALFCNMLADLRVQQAALAARASDDDTAADDGTAGQNPTDPRAN
- a CDS encoding septal ring lytic transglycosylase RlpA family protein, which codes for MKIRFPSRFGTLAVFFALTGCAVPPSQTSSNTNQKNAVRTTAADSNAQLNFDSALASMPAADSKEAKGASLADAQPINGADVSDFRQTGRASWYGRGFHGRRTANGERFNMNAFTAAHRTLPLSSYIKVTNASTGKWVVVKVNDRGPFKRGRVLDLSYAAAKLIGLVHAGTGRVKIEGLSPQEARAARDEMLASISTK